A region of the Saccharospirillaceae bacterium genome:
CACAATAATATCGACTTCCTGCTCGACAACCTCTTCAGTGGATACATCATCCCAGAACGGCGCGCCTTCACGACCCAGTACATGATCCTGATACGCTGAATACGCACGGCCATTCACCGACATAAATACGTGCCATAAATGGCTGTCATCGGGGCCTAATTCATCAAGAAAAATTGCTCGGATCAAGCTGTGCTCCAGCGCCCCCCAGATTGCCGCATTGGCTGAGGTTTCACGCATCTCACCGTTAAATTCCATCATGCGCTCAAGAATAAAACGGGCATTTTCCTGCTCATCATCATCGAACAGCTGTAATGCCGTTTCAATATTCTTCCACTGATCCGCATCCGCCCAACGCTGCTGAACTTTGGCAATAAATACATCGCGACGGTCAGCCTGCATCGCTTCCATGCTGGCGTAATTATGCTTCTTCGACGTATTTAACATCTGAGCAATACGTTCATAACGTTCCGGGTAGTACCAAGAGCTGGTCAAAGTCGGAGAAAAGCCCGGTTCAACCGTGCGATGATTGCCAGTACCCAGCCACCCTTGTTCCGGATTGACCTGACGTGGCGTATTGTCACCACCCCACGGACCCGTCCAATCGTATTCGCCAGTCCAGCCAGGACTTGGAAAATGACCAGTGCCTTTTTTGCGCAATGGATACGTGCCGGTAACCTGCCAGCCAATACTATCAGCATCGCCATACACAACGTTCAAATGAATAAAACCAACGCCATTTAGCGCTCGCTCGACCTGCTCAAGAGTCTTAGCCTGACCAAGACTGAAAAAGGATTCGATGGTCTTATCGGCATACTGCGCAGTCCAGGCCAACGCCAGACCGTATTCACTTTCAATTCTTGGCGGCACAATTTCATGCTTGGATTTTGCAGCCAGTGCGGTATTTAACAGCGGCCCATGGCGTGTCGATTGAACGACAAGCTCAACATCATCCTCCCCCTTGACCCTGATAACCTCAGTACGCTCGTTTACCGGGTACCAGTTATCCTGATACAAATATTCCGTGACGCCGCTGTTATCACGCAGTTTCTCCAGAAAGATGTCCATGGTATCTGCCATTACCATGGTTTCACCCCAGGCAATGTGGCCGTTGTAACCTGCAACCAGCGCAGGAACCCCCGCTAAAGTAATCCCCACTCCCGAATACTCTGGGCTTTTCACTTCCATTAAGGTCCAGGTCGATGGATGGGTTAACAATAAGTGCGTGTCATTGGTCACCAGAGAGGCGCCATTTTGTGTTTTGTTTTTATGCACGGCCCAGTTATTTGACGCGGCAATTCCCTGACCGTTCACAGCCTTTAATTGCTGCTCTACCGCAGAAATACGCTGCAATTGTTGATTCAGTGCAGCAACCGTTTCATCACTGAACTGTAATTGGGAAATCTTTTCTGCCTCGGAAAAATCGATATTTTCATCCGGATAAACCGGTGCCAGATAAGCGGCTTTTTGCCAACCAAACTTCTGAGCAAACTGCAGGAAACCCAATTCTTCATGCAGATTAAAACCAACACCGAGGTTCAATAACACAAAAATTCCGATGGTATTACTGGCGTGCCATGCTTCTGGCTGATAGCCACTGAGAGTCAGTTCCAGCGGTAAACGATCTTCATGCGAGTCAATATAGGCATTTACCCCATCAGTAAAGCGCTGCAGATGTGCTTTTATATCGTTATTCAGTTCAGCGTAACGCTGTTCAATAATTTCGGTCACCCCCAGGGTGCGCATGTAGATATCCATCTCCAGCGCCATTGGTCCGGCCATTTCACTCAGGCGACCGCGGGATAACAGGTTCATTCCGACCATTTCAGCGAGACGGTCCTGAGCCATGGAGTAACCCATGCCATAGGCCAGATCACCAATATTATCCGCTTCAATCATGGGGACACCGTATGCATCACGGCGAATTTTTACGTCCTGAGTAATCCCGCTGGTTTCAACTTCGGTATTAACGTCGTCAAGATTTCTTTCTGAAATGTAGTTAAACAGGCCATCACAACCGACTAATGCTGACCCTAATGCCACTACCCCAACTGCTCGACTGATTTTAGTAACCAGACTCATGGTGAATTCCTTGTTTTATCTAATTATTAGCGCCGTGGATTATGCCCCCTGGTTCATGGCGGTGACAGGGTGAATTCAGACAGAGTGGATCACCCCAAACCCGCTAAAATGGCTTGGTAGCGACACATCAGGGAAGATACACATTGGGGTTTAGTCATTGCTGTCGCAGCATAAGCTTGATACTAAACAGCGACTACCTCTGCCCTACCAACTTCATTTACGATGGGGCTTGCGCTACAAATGACTTCTAAACATTCATCAGCAGTAATTAATAAGTGCGACCATTCGCCCTCATTGCCCATGAAAAAGGTCAGCGGACTTTCGTTGTGCCAGCCATGGCCCTTTATTTTAACCGTGTTTGACCTCGGTCGATCAAGGCTCCAGACTTCTGTTAACCCATGCTCATCGAGACAACGGAATCCGCAAACAGATTCGAATAATAGCTCGAATACCGTTTTCGATTCTTCGTGAAACACGCGAGCAACCAGCTCGTGGTGTTCGTGTTTTGCGTCGCCTCTGACGATGTACTTTACCTTGTTCGGTTTTTCCAGAGTCCACTCTTTGGTCCCCCAAGATAAATCGATCAACCACAAATTGCCCTCTTCAAAGGGTGTAGACCAGCTATCAAATTCCATTCAGCTACCTATGTCCTGGTAATGTATAAATTTCAGGCCTAAGAACCAGCTCTCGGCTGGTTAACCTTGAAATTGGTTGCGGGGCAGGATTCGATCGGGGGCGCCTAGCTCGACGGCCGTTCTGATCACCGTTCTCGAGCAATTTATAAATTTCAGACCTAAAAGACCAGCTCGCGGCTGGTGAATCTTTAAATTGGTTGCGGGGGCCGGATTCGATCGGGGGCGCCTAGCTCGACGGCCGTTCTGATCGTCGTTTTCGGGCCATTCATAAATTTCAGACCCAAAAAAACCAGCTCGCGGCTGGTTAATCTTCAAATTGGTTGCGGGGGCCGGATTCGAACCGACGACCTTCGGGTTATGAGCCCGACGAGCTACCAGGCTGCTCCACCCCGCGTCAATTTTGTAGTCGGTACTGATATATGAGCAATCCATAATAACAGTGGTAGTGAGCATACTACCCGACGTTGTACTTCTGAACTTATAACCTTCTTTCTACTATCAAAATGACAACGTAAAGTTGGTTGCGGGGGCCGGATTCGAACCGACGACCTTCGGGTTATGAGCCCGACGAGCTACCAGGCTGCTCCACCCCGCGTCAGAGGCTGCGCATGTTACGGATATCCCATCATTGTGTCAACACTAACTTTTTGAAAAACCAAGTTTTTTTCATTCCAGTAAGTAGTTCCCGCAATTAACTAATTACACAATAGAAATATTTCTGAAAAATTGCATAAAAATGCCTTTGCCCGTCTAGTCTAATACTACATCTGGTGGTAGCTTAATTTCTGGACATTAAAGAATAACAATAATGACAAAAGCATCATATTAATATGAGTCAACATACACCCAATACAATGACAACGGCGGCACTGCAGCCTTTGCTCCGACTATTGGAAAGTAAGGGCTTTTCCGGCAATGAATTGCTGACTTCTGCAGGCCTGGATGCCAATGCCGTTACCGGTTCCAATCAGCGTATTTCGATCCATAATTTTGATCGGATTCTTGAGCAATGCAGCCGCTTACTGGACGAACCGGCCATCGGACTGAACGCCGGGCAGCGCCTCGAATTGCACAGCTTTTACTTATTAGGGTTTCTGGTAAGCAGCTGTCAGACGGGTCGTGAAGCGCTGGCGATTATGCGTCGCTATTATTCGTTGATCAGTGATTCACGCTCGCCCGATTTTTACATCGGTCAGGAGTCGGTCAAGGTTGTCTTTTACCTTACTGACGGCAGTACCTTCGGCAATCAGGCACGAGCGGAATTTATTGCAGCGGGCATTCACAGTGTTGGGAAAGCTATCGGTGGAAGTTATTACAAACTTCAGGGGATTGGTTTCCGTTGCCCTCCGCCAACTTATCGCGACCAGTTAGACCAATTTTTTGGGGTAAAGGTAGAGTTCAACCAGCCGCAAAACTGGATCAACACGTGCGGCAAACATCTGGACGCACCCTTGGCATACGCCAATCCAGTACTTTATAACGCATTGCGCAATCAGGCAGAGAAGGCTATTTCCCGTTTCAGTTGGTTAAAGGCCTTCAGTCAAAAAGTTATGCACGTGTTGCATCAATGGCCGGAGTCTGTGCCGATTACTAAGGGCGCCGTTGCCGAGCTGTTAAATACCAGCAGCCGAACCCTGACGCGCCGCTTACAGGAAGAGGATTGCCAATTCTCTTCACTGGTCAAAGAAGTGAGACTGGAAAAAGCAAAACAGGCTTTGCAACACAATCATACCGATGTGCAACAACTGGCGCTGGACCTCGGATTTTCTGACCGCCGTGGCTTTGAGCGAGCCTTCAAACAGTGGACTGGGGAAACGCCGGCGTCCTATCGTCGTAACTACCGGTCGGGTGCCCGAGAGGGAGTAGCAGTCGCTAGTTAAACCAAAACGCACAGCGCCAAATCAATACAGCCCGGTCCATCCGGGCTTTTTTGTATTTAGCTTCAGGTAGTCAAAGGCGTCTGGTTGTGACGACTGCGCTTAGCGTATAACTCATCAACGATAAACTGACGAAACCATTGGTGAAACGGGTCTTTATGGAGACGCGCATGCCAGAACATAATCACTTCCATGTCCGGTACCTCAAATGGAGGTGGCAACACCACAAAATCATCTTGGTTGACGTACCTTTTTATAAAATGCTGTGGTACCAAAATTATATGATCAGTATTAGCGATGATCCCGAGTGCCGCAAAGAAGTGAGAAACCCGCACCGCTATGTCGCGCTGTAAACCCTGCGTTTTCAGTAAACGATCGACTTCGGTCAAACCATGTCCGGTCGAACTGATAATAATGTGCTTCAGTGACAGATATTGCTTCAGGTTTATACCAGCAGCAAACGGATGTCCCCTTCGCACCAGTGCATACATCGGCTCACGTGCCATAACCCGCTGGTATATTTCGCCGCCAGAAATGTGGCCGCCACCAATAATCAGATCAACTTTATTCTGCTCGAGATCGCTGAGTGTATCTTTTGGCCATTCAAGTGCCGTCAGCTTAACCCCAGGCGCTGCGCTGGTCAGCATCGGTATCAGCCTCGGTAATATTGAATGGGTACCGTAGTCGGAAGTCGCCAGACGAACACTGCCAAGAAATCGTTGAGGATCAAAGGTCTGTGGCTGAAGCAGAGCTTCGGCCTGGCTCAACAGAGCATTCAATGGTTCAACCAACTCAATCGCTGCAGGAGTCAGTGTTAATTGCTTGCCAACACTGACCAACAGTGGGTCATCAAATGCCTGCCGCAAACGAGCGAGACTACGACTGACCGCAGACTGTGTCAGATTCAATTGCTGCGCTGCTCGGGTCACGTGGCATTCATCGAGCAACACCTTAAGGACCACCAGCGAGTTCATATCAAACTTTCGCAACAAACGTAAATCCATTAAGCAGCAACTCCATGATGATTCAGAATCATAGTAACAATATCAATTATGAATTTCACTTATCAATGTAATAACCCGACAATGGCACCATCGAGTAATCGGGAAAACAGTTTATGAATCAGGCTCTGTATAACAAAGAATTTGAAGTTCGCTGGGCAGACTGTGATGCAAACAATCATATGCGCCACAGTGCGTATGCTGATATGGCCGCTCATGCCCGAATTGGCTATCTTACTGAAATAGGCA
Encoded here:
- a CDS encoding LysR family transcriptional regulator, which translates into the protein MDLRLLRKFDMNSLVVLKVLLDECHVTRAAQQLNLTQSAVSRSLARLRQAFDDPLLVSVGKQLTLTPAAIELVEPLNALLSQAEALLQPQTFDPQRFLGSVRLATSDYGTHSILPRLIPMLTSAAPGVKLTALEWPKDTLSDLEQNKVDLIIGGGHISGGEIYQRVMAREPMYALVRRGHPFAAGINLKQYLSLKHIIISSTGHGLTEVDRLLKTQGLQRDIAVRVSHFFAALGIIANTDHIILVPQHFIKRYVNQDDFVVLPPPFEVPDMEVIMFWHARLHKDPFHQWFRQFIVDELYAKRSRHNQTPLTT
- a CDS encoding penicillin acylase family protein; protein product: MSLVTKISRAVGVVALGSALVGCDGLFNYISERNLDDVNTEVETSGITQDVKIRRDAYGVPMIEADNIGDLAYGMGYSMAQDRLAEMVGMNLLSRGRLSEMAGPMALEMDIYMRTLGVTEIIEQRYAELNNDIKAHLQRFTDGVNAYIDSHEDRLPLELTLSGYQPEAWHASNTIGIFVLLNLGVGFNLHEELGFLQFAQKFGWQKAAYLAPVYPDENIDFSEAEKISQLQFSDETVAALNQQLQRISAVEQQLKAVNGQGIAASNNWAVHKNKTQNGASLVTNDTHLLLTHPSTWTLMEVKSPEYSGVGITLAGVPALVAGYNGHIAWGETMVMADTMDIFLEKLRDNSGVTEYLYQDNWYPVNERTEVIRVKGEDDVELVVQSTRHGPLLNTALAAKSKHEIVPPRIESEYGLALAWTAQYADKTIESFFSLGQAKTLEQVERALNGVGFIHLNVVYGDADSIGWQVTGTYPLRKKGTGHFPSPGWTGEYDWTGPWGGDNTPRQVNPEQGWLGTGNHRTVEPGFSPTLTSSWYYPERYERIAQMLNTSKKHNYASMEAMQADRRDVFIAKVQQRWADADQWKNIETALQLFDDDEQENARFILERMMEFNGEMRETSANAAIWGALEHSLIRAIFLDELGPDDSHLWHVFMSVNGRAYSAYQDHVLGREGAPFWDDVSTEEVVEQEVDIIVRAAADAYVHLEQQLGDEVADWQWGKLLTYHWQTNSTKFQKYLSGVEAYAVGKLAGYTDRGPYPAGGNRNTLNVAGHDLGTDYKVWNVPAMRMIVDFSQEEPLSLVVAGGQSGNPASPHYDDGINLWLSRKNRNLPFNSDKKVKAHFNNLTLLKAATE
- a CDS encoding AraC family transcriptional regulator — protein: MSQHTPNTMTTAALQPLLRLLESKGFSGNELLTSAGLDANAVTGSNQRISIHNFDRILEQCSRLLDEPAIGLNAGQRLELHSFYLLGFLVSSCQTGREALAIMRRYYSLISDSRSPDFYIGQESVKVVFYLTDGSTFGNQARAEFIAAGIHSVGKAIGGSYYKLQGIGFRCPPPTYRDQLDQFFGVKVEFNQPQNWINTCGKHLDAPLAYANPVLYNALRNQAEKAISRFSWLKAFSQKVMHVLHQWPESVPITKGAVAELLNTSSRTLTRRLQEEDCQFSSLVKEVRLEKAKQALQHNHTDVQQLALDLGFSDRRGFERAFKQWTGETPASYRRNYRSGAREGVAVAS